The following are encoded together in the Hydractinia symbiolongicarpus strain clone_291-10 chromosome 14, HSymV2.1, whole genome shotgun sequence genome:
- the LOC130625405 gene encoding RING1 and YY1-binding protein-like isoform X1, with amino-acid sequence MDNYWECSVCTVHNKSKFFKCEVCNTRKGTSTRKPHVDANFVDQSIALSSCSPISPLPPQSNFRGSNFSKTSTMRQGLQKYMCSVVSSTTFDESPLSYKGTEVDFQKPKTEIKAKAKGSFEPTNTQSPYHCTKLSLPSDEKMTRRPLYRHGGVLCTSLKTSTSMSDKAKQFDETDGSKATESSFPWCGLSLVVAVLILLFFLIYYHIKRNKVNIF; translated from the exons ATGGATAATTATTGGGAGTGTTCTGTGTGTACTGTACACAATAAAAGTAAGTTCTTCAAATGTGAAGTTTGCAACACAAGAAAGGGAACATCTACAAG AAAGCCACATGTGGATGCAAATTTTGTTGACCAGTCAATTGCATTATCTTCGTGTTCACCTATTTCACCCCTACCACCACAGTCTAATTTTCGAGGAAGTAATTTCAGCAAAACCAGCACAATGAGGCAAGGGTTGCAAAAATATATGTG TTCTGTTGTATCATCAACAACATTTGATGAAAGTCCTTTGTCTTATAAAGGTACAGAAG TTGATTTTCAGAAGCCTAAAACAGAAATCAAGGCAAAAGCAAAAGGCTCATTTGAACCCACTAACACACAATCGCCTTATCATTGCACAAAACTGTCGTTACCTTCAGACGAAAAGATGACGCGTAGACCTCTCTATAGACATGGTGGTGTTCTATGCACGAGTTTAAAAACATCAACTTCAATGTCAGATAAGGCGAAACAATTCGATGAGACAGATGGATCTAAAGCTACTGAAAGCTCTTTCCCATGGTGTGGTTTGTCGCTTGTTGTGGCAGTGTTGATTctccttttttttcttatttattatcACATAAAGCGAAACAAAGttaacatattttaa
- the LOC130625405 gene encoding RING1 and YY1-binding protein-like isoform X2 has protein sequence MDNYWECSVCTVHNKSKFFKCEVCNTRKGTSTRKPHVDANFVDQSIALSSCSPISPLPPQSNFRGSNFSKTSTMRQGLQKYMCSVVSSTTFDESPLSYKVDFQKPKTEIKAKAKGSFEPTNTQSPYHCTKLSLPSDEKMTRRPLYRHGGVLCTSLKTSTSMSDKAKQFDETDGSKATESSFPWCGLSLVVAVLILLFFLIYYHIKRNKVNIF, from the exons ATGGATAATTATTGGGAGTGTTCTGTGTGTACTGTACACAATAAAAGTAAGTTCTTCAAATGTGAAGTTTGCAACACAAGAAAGGGAACATCTACAAG AAAGCCACATGTGGATGCAAATTTTGTTGACCAGTCAATTGCATTATCTTCGTGTTCACCTATTTCACCCCTACCACCACAGTCTAATTTTCGAGGAAGTAATTTCAGCAAAACCAGCACAATGAGGCAAGGGTTGCAAAAATATATGTG TTCTGTTGTATCATCAACAACATTTGATGAAAGTCCTTTGTCTTATAAAG TTGATTTTCAGAAGCCTAAAACAGAAATCAAGGCAAAAGCAAAAGGCTCATTTGAACCCACTAACACACAATCGCCTTATCATTGCACAAAACTGTCGTTACCTTCAGACGAAAAGATGACGCGTAGACCTCTCTATAGACATGGTGGTGTTCTATGCACGAGTTTAAAAACATCAACTTCAATGTCAGATAAGGCGAAACAATTCGATGAGACAGATGGATCTAAAGCTACTGAAAGCTCTTTCCCATGGTGTGGTTTGTCGCTTGTTGTGGCAGTGTTGATTctccttttttttcttatttattatcACATAAAGCGAAACAAAGttaacatattttaa
- the LOC130625405 gene encoding RING1 and YY1-binding protein B-like isoform X4, whose amino-acid sequence MDNYWECSVCTVHNKSKFFKCEVCNTRKGTSTRKPHVDANFVDQSIALSSCSPISPLPPQSNFRGSNFSKTSTMSSVVSSTTFDESPLSYKVDFQKPKTEIKAKAKGSFEPTNTQSPYHCTKLSLPSDEKMTRRPLYRHGGVLCTSLKTSTSMSDKAKQFDETDGSKATESSFPWCGLSLVVAVLILLFFLIYYHIKRNKVNIF is encoded by the exons ATGGATAATTATTGGGAGTGTTCTGTGTGTACTGTACACAATAAAAGTAAGTTCTTCAAATGTGAAGTTTGCAACACAAGAAAGGGAACATCTACAAG AAAGCCACATGTGGATGCAAATTTTGTTGACCAGTCAATTGCATTATCTTCGTGTTCACCTATTTCACCCCTACCACCACAGTCTAATTTTCGAGGAAGTAATTTCAGCAAAACCAGCACAATGAG TTCTGTTGTATCATCAACAACATTTGATGAAAGTCCTTTGTCTTATAAAG TTGATTTTCAGAAGCCTAAAACAGAAATCAAGGCAAAAGCAAAAGGCTCATTTGAACCCACTAACACACAATCGCCTTATCATTGCACAAAACTGTCGTTACCTTCAGACGAAAAGATGACGCGTAGACCTCTCTATAGACATGGTGGTGTTCTATGCACGAGTTTAAAAACATCAACTTCAATGTCAGATAAGGCGAAACAATTCGATGAGACAGATGGATCTAAAGCTACTGAAAGCTCTTTCCCATGGTGTGGTTTGTCGCTTGTTGTGGCAGTGTTGATTctccttttttttcttatttattatcACATAAAGCGAAACAAAGttaacatattttaa
- the LOC130625407 gene encoding YY1-associated factor 2-like: MDDYWECSVCTVQNKSEAFKCEVCNTRKGTSTRKPRVTASFVAQQIASSFPPIPPLPPSSKYQRSNSGKRSTTKKGLRSNLKFSIDKSSAEEIEITVDDVTVVITDYKLLPKKIEVQTPDDNEINPKKVQIAEIEQISPKEE; this comes from the exons ATGGATGATTATTGGGAGTGTTCTGTTTGTACTGTACAAAATAAGAGTGAAGCCTTCAAATGTGAAGTTTGCAACACAAGAAAGGGAACATCAACAAG AAAGCCTCGCGTGACAGCCAGTTTTGTCGCTCAGCAAATTGCGTCATCATTTCCGCCCATTCCACCACTTCCACCATCGTCAAAATATCAGAGAAGCAATTCTGGCAAGAGGAGCACAACCAAGAAAGG cCTAAGAAGCAATTTGAAGTTCAGTATTGATAAAAGTAGTGCTGAAGAAATCGAAATCACagttgatgacgtcactgtTGTTATAACAGATTACAAACTTCTTCCGAAGAAAATTGAGGTACAAACACCGGATGATAACGAAATTAACCCGAAAAAAGTCCAAATTGCGGAGATCGAACAGATTTCCCCAAAGgaggaataa
- the LOC130625405 gene encoding RING1 and YY1-binding protein-like isoform X3, with amino-acid sequence MDNYWECSVCTVHNKSKFFKCEVCNTRKGTSTRKPHVDANFVDQSIALSSCSPISPLPPQSNFRGSNFSKTSTMSSVVSSTTFDESPLSYKGTEVDFQKPKTEIKAKAKGSFEPTNTQSPYHCTKLSLPSDEKMTRRPLYRHGGVLCTSLKTSTSMSDKAKQFDETDGSKATESSFPWCGLSLVVAVLILLFFLIYYHIKRNKVNIF; translated from the exons ATGGATAATTATTGGGAGTGTTCTGTGTGTACTGTACACAATAAAAGTAAGTTCTTCAAATGTGAAGTTTGCAACACAAGAAAGGGAACATCTACAAG AAAGCCACATGTGGATGCAAATTTTGTTGACCAGTCAATTGCATTATCTTCGTGTTCACCTATTTCACCCCTACCACCACAGTCTAATTTTCGAGGAAGTAATTTCAGCAAAACCAGCACAATGAG TTCTGTTGTATCATCAACAACATTTGATGAAAGTCCTTTGTCTTATAAAGGTACAGAAG TTGATTTTCAGAAGCCTAAAACAGAAATCAAGGCAAAAGCAAAAGGCTCATTTGAACCCACTAACACACAATCGCCTTATCATTGCACAAAACTGTCGTTACCTTCAGACGAAAAGATGACGCGTAGACCTCTCTATAGACATGGTGGTGTTCTATGCACGAGTTTAAAAACATCAACTTCAATGTCAGATAAGGCGAAACAATTCGATGAGACAGATGGATCTAAAGCTACTGAAAGCTCTTTCCCATGGTGTGGTTTGTCGCTTGTTGTGGCAGTGTTGATTctccttttttttcttatttattatcACATAAAGCGAAACAAAGttaacatattttaa
- the LOC130625404 gene encoding suppressor of Mek1-like gives MTEGSVDTTATVAVDIHKTDGVRLDAKDTTADESEAHADKDVTPNKNESEKTIEKEKDEAKSTETEAIIQNSSNDLENADEKQSPKVAGVGTTNSSAAEENNHIEEGSDEKVLQQEKLDKSADGEQMGKDCTSEREAQEEEKEKEEKKKETEKIASTEKTEPNLTDEKFDLEEKIINKTEGNVAAVNDKSNIAAVDESYTNHNNPNVNDMDDNKSDMDDNKSDIDDNKSDIDDSKSDIDDNKAGIDGNKANINGDKPDANNEKSDSNKGDRSAIKGKTDNNNNDLEADTAKINDEFSGTEIENDKKEDINFNADIDDFLNETDEKPSLEDELTQFTSDLQKPSRLTTGSNDKTPRKSLVNLDALEFETDFLARRIQEGRDQQEYLNSKVHDKDRELEIAETKIKDLKLRLIRFTKDDQAKDKHIASLENELKEINKKLEDLLDEYQHSKPTSMTNANKIEAQREDARDNRKQKSKLCVIL, from the exons ATGACTGAGGGAAGTGTAGACACAACCGCAACTGTGGCAGTTGATATACACAAAACAGATGGTGTTCGCTTGGATGCAAAAGATACAACTGCAGATGAAAGCGAAGCACATG CTGACAAGGATGTAACGCCTAACAAAAATGAAAGTGAAAAGAcaatagagaaagaaaaagatgAAGCGAAAAGTACGGAAACCGAGGCTATAATTCAAAACAGCAGCAACGATTTGGAAAACGCTGATGAAAAACAATCACCAAAAGTCGCAGGAGTGGGGACCACAAACTCTAGTGCTGCGGAGGAAAATAACCACATAGAAGAAGGGTCCGATGAGAAGGTTCTTCAACaag AAAAGCTCGACAAATCAGCAGATGGTGAACAGATGGGAAAGGATTGTACAAGCGAGAGAGAGGctcaagaagaagaaaaagaaaaagaagagaaaaagaaagagaCCGAGAAGATTGCAAGTACAGAAAAAACAGAACCTAATCTAACTGATGAAAAATTTGATCTGGAAGAAAAGATAATTAACAAAACAGAAGGAAATGTCGCAGCAGTTAATGATAAATCTAATATAGCTGCTGTTGATGAATCCTATACGAATCACAATAACCCCAATGTTAATGATATGGATGATAATAAATCCGATATGGATGATAATAAATCCGATATAGATGATAATAAATCCGACATAGATGATAGTAAATCCGACATAGATGATAATAAGGCCGGTATAGATGGAAACAAAGCGAATATAAACGGTGATAAACCCGATGCAAATAATGAGAAATCCGACAGCAACAAAGGTGATCGCAGTGCTATTAAAGGAAAAACCGATAATAACAACAACGACTTAGAAGCTGACACAGCAAAAATAAATGACGAATTTAGCGGCACCGAGATTGAAAACGACAAAAAAGaagatataaattttaatgcGGACattgacgattttttaaacgaaACGGACGAGAAACCTTCGCTAGAAGATGAACTGACACAGTTCACAAGCGACCTACAGAAACCGTCGCGCCTAACAACAGGCAGCAATGACAAAACACCAAGAAAGAGTCTGGTGAACTTGGATGCTCTGGAGTTTGAAACAG ACTTCTTGGCTCGTCGTATACAGGAAGGACGCGATCAACAGGAATATTTAAACAGTAAAGTTCATGACAAAGACAGAGAATTAGAAATCGCAGAAACGAAAATCAAAGATTTAAAACTTCGACTGATCAG ATTTACAAAAGACGACCAAGCGAAAGATAAACATATCGCATCGTTAGAAAATGAACTGAAAGAAATTAATAAGAAACTGGAGGATCTGTTGGATGAATATCAACATTCTAAACCAACATCTATGACGAATGCAAATAAAATAGAAGCTCAAAGAGAAGATGCTAGAGATAATAGGAAACAAAAGTCTAAACTCTGCGTCATACTATGA
- the LOC130625406 gene encoding uncharacterized protein LOC130625406: MDVAGLSDSDMRKALADYGVDAGPVTATTRSIYRKKLSKVISSQENSQGHFVDENYSEVVSSATFDINSSSDQVDFQKVKTENKKKEKSPPEPTINTQSPYRYAQHSFPSDDILRRRPLYTPGGTLRTIPKTSSPLSATVKQFDETDGKKATKSSFLWCRLLLVVLLVCVLLVVLVYYHMEQNEVSKLPIESKAGTFK; this comes from the exons ATGGATGTGGCTGGCTTATCTGATAGTGACATGCGAAAAGCTTTAGCAGATTATGGTGTAGATGCAGGACCTGTTACTGCAACTACAAGAAGTATTTACAGGAAGAAACTAT ctaaagttatATCATCTCAAGAAAACTCTCAAGGGCATTTTGTGGATGAAAATTACAGTGAAGTTGTATCTTCAGCAACATTTGACATCAATTCTTCATCTGATCAAG TTGATTTTCAAAAGGTTAAAACAGagaacaagaaaaaagaaaaaagtccacCGGAACCCACTATTAATACACAATCACCATATCGTTACGCACAACACTCTTTTCCTTCAGATGACATCTTGAGACGTAGACCTCTCTATACACCTGGTGGTACTCTCCGCACTATCCCGAAGACGTCATCTCCGTTATCAGCCACTGTGAAACAGTTTGATGAAACAGATGGAAAAAAGGCTACAAAAAGCTCTTTCCTGTGGTGCCGTTTGTTGCTTGTTGTTTTGCTGGTGTGCGTTCTTCTCGTTGTGCTTGTTTATTATCACATGGAGCAGAATGAAGTTAGCAAATTACCGATAGAAAGTAAAGCaggaacttttaaataa